ATCTCACGGCAGCGCCCGCGCGATCGGTTCCGGCCGGCCGTCCGCCGTCCGGAAGACGCGGACGTACATCGCGCCGCCGAGAACGGCGGCGATCTCACGCGCGTCGACGGAGGCGGCGAGCGAGACTCCCGCGAAAGGAAGAACGGACGGATTGGGCGAGAAGGCGGCCGCCCATTCCGAACCGCGCGCCGGGATCCCGGTGAGCGGCGGCGCGGCGGGCGCCGACGAAAGGATCGTCTCCGCGGCCGCGAGCAGCGCCGCCCCGGCGCGACCGTAACGGCGCCGCCGGTAGAAGGACCTCGACGCGCTCCGCCGGGCGGCCGTCTCCGGGTTGCGGGATGCCGAAATCCCCGCGGCGTGCCGCGCACGGGAGCCGGCGACGACGAGAAGCCGGAAGCCGGCGGCGCGGACCCGATCCTCCCATTCCGTCTCCTCGAACTCGAATGGAAAGCGCTCGTCGAACCGGCCGACGCGGTCGAGGACCTCCCGCCGCGTCGCGAGGATCGAGCCCGCGAGATAGTCGGTCTCCCCTCCTTCGGTCCAGAGACGCCACTCTTCCCGCGCGCGGCCCGCGAACCGGCGGGCGGCCCCGCCGCGATTGCCGAACGCCTGGCCGAGGTCGCGGCCGAAACCGGGGCCGAATCCCGTCGGCAGGAGGATCCGGCCCGCGGAGTCGGCGTGCTGGACGGGGGCCGCCGCCCCCGTCTCGGGACGCGCGGCGGCGGCGAGCAGCGGGGCGAGGGCGCCCGGAGCGATCTCGACGTCGGCGTTGCAGAGAAGCAGGAGCCGCCCGCGCGACGCGGCGATCCCCGCGTTGACCCCGCCCGAGTACCCGCGGTTCTCGATGGAAAGGAGGCGATCGGCCGCCGCCGACTGGAGCGCCGGGAGCTCCTCCGGGCCGGAGCCGCAGTCGACGAGGACGACCTCTCCGGAAACCCCGGCTTCCTCGACCGCCCGGCGGAGGCTCGCGACCGCGGTCGCCGCTTCGGCAGCGGACCGGTGGCTGACGACGACCGCCGAGACTTCCTTCATCGTCATCGCGCCGCTCCCCGTTTCCGAACCGCCGCCGCGAAGATGCCTTCGAGCCGGTCGACCACGTCGCTCGTCCGGTAACGGCTCGCGCGCGCCGGCCCTTCCGCGGAGAGCCTCCGCCGCGTTTCCGGCTCCGCGAGGAGCCGCTCGACGGCGGCGGCGATCGCGCGGACGTCCCCCGGCGGAAAATAGACCGCCGACTCTCCCGCGATTTCGCGGTGCGAGGAGGTGTCGGAAAGGGCCGCCGGCAGCCCGGCGGCGAGCGCCTCGAGGCTCGGAAGCCCGAAGCCTTCGACCTCGTGGTTGGGGCCGAGGAAAAGGTCCGTCCGCTCGAGCAGAGCGGGGACGCGCAGCGGTGACAGGCCGCAATGGTACTCGTCGACCACCTTCGTCTTTCTCTCCGCGGCCGAGACCGGCTCGGCGGAGAGCCGAACGACCCGGAAGGAAGCGCCCCGCTCCCGGAGCCGGGACAGCGCTTCCAGCGCCTCGGCCACACCCTTTGCGTCGATCTCGAAGATCCCCGGCAGAAGGATCCGCGGAGACCCCTCGCGAAAGATCCGCGCTTCGACGCGGAACGCGGAGGCGTCGAACGTCTGGCCGACGTTCTCCACGTCGCGAAATCCGCGCTCGTGGAGGAAACCGACGAGGTGCGGCGAAACGACGAGCTTCTTCGGGACGAGGCGGTAAGCGGCTTCGATCGCCGGGCGCTCTCCCGCGTAGAACTCGGTGTCGCTCTCGATCCCCTGGCAGAGGTGGAAGGCCGCGCCCCGCGCGGCGCGCGAGGCCGGCTCGAGCGTCGTCCAGAAGGTCGCGACGACGGCATCGGCCCCGGCGAGCGCCTCCGAGGAGGAAAAGGAACCGAGCTCGTGAACAGCCGCCGACGTTCCCGCCCACTCGGGGGGCGGCTCGGGACAGACGATCGTCACGCGGTGACCGCGGCGCGCGAGCCCCTCCGCCTGCTGATAAACGACCTTCGCGCCGCCCGACAGCCCGCTCGACGCGAGGAGATAGGCGATCTTCATGCTCTCCGCCCGCCCCGGGAAGCCGTCACGACCGCGCGGTCGCGACCCACTGGATCGCGCCGAGCTCCTCCGGATCGAAGGCGACGCCGGCGGCGGCGAGGCGGCGGCCGAAACCGTCGTCGCGAGGCAGGGGCAGCGGGTCGATCGCGACCACGGAAAACCCGGTCTCGTCCAGAAGCTCGCGGAGCGTGCGCCGGGTGAACCAGCGCAGGTGTCCGGCGTCCTCGGGACCGGCCGGAACCGGGTCGAAGCGGCCGGCGACGAGGTCCGCCAGGATCGGCGCCCCGGCGGCGTTCGGGACGGAGACGATCACCGTCGCGCCCGGCGACGCGACGCCCCGGGCCGCGTCCAGCACGGCGTGCGGGTCCCGGCAGTGCTCCAGAACGTCGGCGAAGAGGAAAGCGTCGAACTCCTCCCCGCGCGCGGCGATCGCGCAAAGCACGTCGAGCGCGTCGCCGTCGTGGACCGCGTCCAGCCGGGGACGCGCCGCCTCCGCGAGCCGGCGATCCCGCTCGATTCCCTCGACCCTCGCTCCCGTCGTCCTCTTCGCGGCGGCCGCGGTTTCTCCGGTTCCGCACCCCACGTCGAGCAGCCGGCGCGTCGCGGGAGGGATCCGCGAGACGATCTCCTGCCGCGCGCCGAACGACGGAGAGAACCGGACGACCCGGAAGCCGGCCGAGGCGACGGCGGACCGCCGGTCCGCCGCATCGGGAACGAATCGCGCCGCCCAGGAGACCGGCTCGGTCGAGAGCGGCCGCGCCTCTCCCGCGATGGGCGGGCACGCCTCCTCGAGCTCGCGAAGGGTCGACGCCGGCGGAGGCTGCCATCCGGCTCCCGATTCGAGGGGGTAGACGGTCGAACCGGGACAGCGCTCCGCCGCCGCGAAGAGGGCGGCCGCCGAACCGGGCACCGCGATCGCCTTTTCCTCCCGTACCTCGAGCGTCCCGGAGAGCCGGCCGTCCGCCGCCTGGAACGCCCGCCGCCACCGCAGGCGGGAGAGCCTGCCCAGGTAGTCTCCCGCCGGCTCGGAAAAGTCGAAGCGGATCAAGCGGAGAGCGACTTCGAGCGCGGCGCCTTCGGCCCCGATTCGCCGCCCTCGTCGACGACCGACCAGGTGCGCGCGGGCGCGACGAGGCCGACCGCGTACGACGGCGAGAGCACGGAAAATCCGGGCGAAAGGATCCGCGCGTCGTGAAGGTGGAGGCCGTGCTCGTCCCCCAGGTACGCGAACACGTTGAAGTCGCCGTGCGAGATCGGGAAGTCGGGCAGCGTCAGACGCACCCGGTAGCGGCGGCTCCCGCGGAATGGCGGATGCGCCTCCCGCGTGTCGGCCGCGAACACCTGGACGCCGTCCTCGCGGTCGATTCCGATCCGCACGGTGAGGAGCATCGCGGGGTCGGCGCATTCGAAGGAGACGTCGACGGCGACGGTGCTCGCCGAGCGGAACTCGGCCGACGCGAAACCGGACCCGTCGTGGACGACGACGTCGGTGATCCGGGCGGTCCCGGGGCCCGCGGGGGCTGCGGGGGTATCGCCGCGGCGGCGCTCCTGCCGGCTCTGCAGATACGCCTCGTAGTGGCGGACGACGGGGAGCACGGCGC
The DNA window shown above is from Thermoanaerobaculia bacterium and carries:
- a CDS encoding glycosyltransferase encodes the protein MTMKEVSAVVVSHRSAAEAATAVASLRRAVEEAGVSGEVVLVDCGSGPEELPALQSAAADRLLSIENRGYSGGVNAGIAASRGRLLLLCNADVEIAPGALAPLLAAAARPETGAAAPVQHADSAGRILLPTGFGPGFGRDLGQAFGNRGGAARRFAGRAREEWRLWTEGGETDYLAGSILATRREVLDRVGRFDERFPFEFEETEWEDRVRAAGFRLLVVAGSRARHAAGISASRNPETAARRSASRSFYRRRRYGRAGAALLAAAETILSSAPAAPPLTGIPARGSEWAAAFSPNPSVLPFAGVSLAASVDAREIAAVLGGAMYVRVFRTADGRPEPIARALP
- a CDS encoding glycosyltransferase family 4 protein; amino-acid sequence: MKIAYLLASSGLSGGAKVVYQQAEGLARRGHRVTIVCPEPPPEWAGTSAAVHELGSFSSSEALAGADAVVATFWTTLEPASRAARGAAFHLCQGIESDTEFYAGERPAIEAAYRLVPKKLVVSPHLVGFLHERGFRDVENVGQTFDASAFRVEARIFREGSPRILLPGIFEIDAKGVAEALEALSRLRERGASFRVVRLSAEPVSAAERKTKVVDEYHCGLSPLRVPALLERTDLFLGPNHEVEGFGLPSLEALAAGLPAALSDTSSHREIAGESAVYFPPGDVRAIAAAVERLLAEPETRRRLSAEGPARASRYRTSDVVDRLEGIFAAAVRKRGAAR
- a CDS encoding class I SAM-dependent methyltransferase, whose amino-acid sequence is MIRFDFSEPAGDYLGRLSRLRWRRAFQAADGRLSGTLEVREEKAIAVPGSAAALFAAAERCPGSTVYPLESGAGWQPPPASTLRELEEACPPIAGEARPLSTEPVSWAARFVPDAADRRSAVASAGFRVVRFSPSFGARQEIVSRIPPATRRLLDVGCGTGETAAAAKRTTGARVEGIERDRRLAEAARPRLDAVHDGDALDVLCAIAARGEEFDAFLFADVLEHCRDPHAVLDAARGVASPGATVIVSVPNAAGAPILADLVAGRFDPVPAGPEDAGHLRWFTRRTLRELLDETGFSVVAIDPLPLPRDDGFGRRLAAAGVAFDPEELGAIQWVATARS